From the Arthrobacter sp. PM3 genome, one window contains:
- a CDS encoding MFS transporter, which yields MASTVSGATDTSPVAVRVVDENVTKKVALAALVGTALEWYDFFLFTTAAALVFNAQFFVSQDPFVAAMGSFATLAVGFVARPIGGFIFGALGDKVGRKKILMVTIVGIGVVTGLIGLLPNYMTIGMAAPILLVALRIVQGLAVGGEWSGAVIIAVENAPVEKRARYAALPQIGSPIGTILSSGGFFGMLFLVGQANFDAWGWRIPFIAAIPLLAISLWIRSRLSESPEFEALMESGETEHAPIRGVLQNSWRQILVGMCSALLGIGGFYLITSFVVFYGTKVLKMPSELLLLGTLLAAALEIGALIWAGRLGERFGASKVILWGGVASALIAVPVFLAIDSRNPFLVVVGMMFGVAVLSIPYAVSGTALTALFATKVRYTGVAITSNTAGVISGFVPLVATALVAANNSFWPGAIILLIVSALTALSGLFLPKLSIAEEGMKH from the coding sequence ATGGCAAGTACCGTCAGTGGAGCCACGGACACCAGTCCCGTGGCCGTGCGCGTCGTCGACGAGAATGTAACGAAGAAGGTGGCCCTGGCCGCCCTGGTCGGCACCGCGCTGGAGTGGTACGACTTCTTCCTCTTCACCACAGCGGCAGCGCTGGTGTTCAACGCACAGTTCTTCGTGTCGCAGGATCCCTTCGTGGCGGCCATGGGATCGTTCGCTACGCTGGCGGTTGGCTTCGTGGCCCGCCCCATCGGCGGTTTCATCTTCGGTGCTCTCGGCGACAAAGTGGGCCGCAAGAAGATCCTCATGGTCACGATCGTGGGCATCGGCGTCGTCACCGGCCTCATCGGCCTGCTTCCGAACTACATGACCATCGGCATGGCCGCCCCCATCCTGCTGGTGGCCCTGCGCATCGTCCAGGGGCTAGCCGTGGGTGGTGAGTGGAGCGGCGCGGTGATTATCGCCGTCGAGAACGCGCCCGTGGAGAAGCGTGCCCGCTACGCCGCGCTGCCACAGATCGGATCCCCGATCGGCACGATCCTGTCCTCCGGCGGCTTCTTCGGCATGCTGTTTCTAGTGGGCCAGGCCAACTTCGATGCCTGGGGCTGGCGCATCCCGTTCATCGCGGCCATCCCGCTGCTGGCCATTTCCCTCTGGATCCGCAGCCGCCTCAGCGAATCACCCGAATTTGAAGCGCTCATGGAATCCGGCGAGACCGAGCACGCTCCCATCCGCGGCGTCCTGCAGAACAGCTGGCGCCAGATCCTGGTAGGCATGTGTTCTGCCCTTCTCGGCATCGGCGGGTTCTACCTGATCACCAGCTTTGTGGTCTTCTACGGCACCAAGGTCCTCAAAATGCCTTCGGAGCTCCTGCTCCTAGGCACCCTGCTGGCCGCGGCCCTGGAGATCGGTGCCCTGATCTGGGCCGGGCGTCTCGGTGAGCGGTTCGGCGCCAGCAAGGTCATCCTCTGGGGCGGTGTGGCCTCCGCCCTGATTGCAGTCCCGGTCTTCCTGGCCATCGACTCCCGCAACCCCTTCCTCGTTGTCGTGGGCATGATGTTCGGCGTCGCTGTGCTGTCCATCCCGTACGCCGTCTCCGGCACAGCGCTGACAGCGTTGTTCGCCACGAAGGTCCGCTACACAGGCGTCGCGATCACGTCGAACACGGCAGGCGTCATCTCCGGCTTCGTGCCCCTCGTTGCCACTGCCCTGGTCGCGGCCAACAACTCCTTCTGGCCCGGCGCCATCATCCTGCTGATCGTGTCCGCACTGACGGCCCTCTCCGGGCTGTTCCTCCCGAAGCTCTCCATCGCGGAAGAGGGCATGAAGCATTGA
- a CDS encoding RraA family protein: protein MTPAATETETLLERLRGVTVPTIGHFLEDGFLDPGIARLAGSGTVVGPARTVRIAGNDAIAMNQAILALEPGEILVVSMSGDHRHAPLGAVTAAAIVARGGLGVVVDGMVTDVADLRASRLAVHARGTTCLTTKRHYGSDSEQGAPVECGGVRVATGDLVLASDDGVASLTRDAAAGVVRPAQESDAAEPDLLRRIRAGEPLEGILVH from the coding sequence ATGACTCCGGCGGCCACTGAGACAGAAACCCTCCTGGAACGGCTCCGAGGCGTCACCGTCCCCACGATCGGGCACTTCCTCGAGGACGGCTTCCTCGACCCCGGAATCGCCCGGCTCGCCGGCTCCGGGACTGTGGTGGGGCCCGCCCGCACGGTCAGGATCGCCGGCAACGACGCCATCGCCATGAACCAGGCAATCCTCGCCCTCGAGCCCGGAGAGATCCTCGTCGTCTCGATGTCCGGAGACCACCGCCACGCTCCGCTCGGCGCCGTGACAGCCGCTGCCATCGTCGCCCGGGGCGGCCTCGGCGTCGTCGTCGACGGCATGGTCACCGACGTCGCGGACCTCCGCGCCTCGCGCCTCGCCGTCCACGCCCGCGGGACCACATGCCTCACTACCAAGCGGCACTACGGCAGCGATTCGGAGCAGGGCGCCCCAGTCGAGTGCGGCGGCGTTCGGGTAGCCACCGGCGACCTCGTCCTGGCCTCGGACGACGGCGTGGCGAGCCTCACGCGCGACGCCGCGGCGGGCGTCGTGCGCCCCGCGCAGGAATCCGATGCCGCCGAGCCCGACCTGCTCCGCCGCATCCGCGCCGGCGAACCCCTCGAAGGCATCCTCGTTCACTAA
- a CDS encoding RidA family protein, translating into MQKIAHAPGLADAIGPFSQAVVANGFVFVTGQMASGPGGLEDQPESFEDRVRRTLENLRSVLNEAGTDLDHVVRCNGYLTSKDQLEPYNKIYAEFFGSHRPARTSICVELWGLDLEIDCIAVIPDNNAAAS; encoded by the coding sequence ATGCAGAAGATCGCACACGCCCCCGGCCTCGCCGACGCCATCGGCCCCTTCTCCCAGGCAGTCGTCGCCAACGGGTTCGTCTTTGTAACCGGGCAAATGGCCTCCGGCCCTGGCGGGCTCGAGGACCAGCCCGAGAGCTTCGAGGACCGCGTCCGCCGCACCCTGGAGAATCTCCGCTCCGTCCTCAACGAAGCCGGAACGGACCTGGACCACGTTGTCCGCTGCAACGGATACCTCACGTCAAAGGACCAACTCGAACCGTACAACAAGATCTACGCCGAGTTCTTCGGCAGCCACCGCCCCGCCCGCACGAGCATTTGCGTGGAACTGTGGGGCCTGGACCTCGAAATCGACTGCATCGCAGTAATTCCCGACAACAACGCCGCAGCCTCATGA
- a CDS encoding MFS transporter has protein sequence MSQHVQPPAGAASARLDAAKMKKIAMASVIGTTVEWYDLFLFGTASALVFNKIFFPSFDPLVGTLLAFGTFAAAYLARTIGAIIFGHFGDRLGRKSMLLVSLLTMGAATFAIGLVPDYNTIGVWAPVLLLTLRVIQGLALGGEWGGAVLMTVEHAPSNRRGFYGSLVQIGVPVGTLIANLAFLLVAASVSADALVSWGWRIPFLASAVLVAVGIYIRLNIEETPSFQAVRDAGAKAKLPFASLMRDHGKQVLLGAFATLSTGSTFTLITATAVAYGKKDLGHSDTTMLIAVMAACALCFVLIPFFGRLSDRVGRKPIILAGVCAEALIAFPMFWLMDTKSVALLFVAYLAMMTAFAAHYGPLATFLAELFGSKVRYSGLSLAYMLSGLLGSATTPFITTWLLGVTHQSSSVAWFILISAGLSLVALVVLAETRSSNIDVVEGAPAAVQLHQTQPQPAETEVH, from the coding sequence ATGTCACAGCATGTCCAACCGCCGGCAGGTGCCGCGTCGGCGCGGCTCGATGCGGCCAAGATGAAGAAAATCGCGATGGCCAGTGTTATCGGCACCACCGTCGAGTGGTACGACCTCTTCCTGTTCGGCACCGCCTCAGCACTGGTCTTCAACAAGATCTTCTTCCCGTCCTTCGACCCGCTCGTCGGGACACTTCTGGCCTTCGGCACGTTCGCCGCGGCCTACCTCGCACGCACGATCGGCGCCATCATCTTCGGCCACTTCGGCGACCGGCTGGGCCGCAAATCGATGCTCCTCGTCTCGCTCCTGACCATGGGCGCGGCAACGTTCGCGATCGGCCTGGTCCCGGACTACAACACGATCGGCGTCTGGGCGCCCGTCCTCCTCCTGACCCTCCGCGTCATCCAGGGCCTCGCGCTCGGCGGCGAGTGGGGCGGGGCGGTTCTCATGACCGTCGAGCACGCGCCGTCCAACCGCCGCGGCTTCTACGGCTCGCTTGTACAGATCGGCGTGCCCGTCGGAACGCTCATCGCCAACCTGGCCTTCCTCCTCGTGGCCGCCAGCGTCTCCGCGGACGCGCTCGTCAGTTGGGGCTGGCGCATCCCTTTCCTGGCCTCCGCGGTGCTTGTTGCAGTAGGTATCTACATCCGCCTCAACATCGAGGAGACCCCGTCCTTCCAGGCGGTCCGCGATGCCGGTGCGAAGGCCAAGCTCCCCTTCGCCTCGCTCATGCGGGACCACGGGAAGCAGGTTCTCCTGGGCGCCTTCGCCACACTCTCGACCGGCTCGACCTTCACCCTCATTACCGCCACCGCCGTGGCCTACGGCAAGAAGGACCTCGGCCACTCAGACACGACGATGCTCATCGCGGTCATGGCCGCCTGTGCCCTGTGCTTTGTGCTCATTCCGTTCTTCGGCCGCCTCAGCGACAGGGTGGGCCGCAAGCCCATCATCCTGGCCGGCGTCTGCGCCGAGGCGCTCATCGCGTTCCCGATGTTCTGGCTCATGGACACCAAGTCGGTGGCGCTCCTCTTCGTCGCCTACCTGGCCATGATGACGGCGTTCGCCGCCCACTACGGCCCGCTGGCCACGTTCCTCGCGGAGCTCTTTGGCTCCAAGGTGCGCTACTCGGGACTGTCCCTCGCTTACATGCTCTCGGGCCTGCTCGGCTCGGCGACCACGCCGTTCATCACCACCTGGCTCCTCGGCGTCACGCACCAAAGCTCCTCGGTCGCGTGGTTCATCCTCATCAGCGCCGGCCTGTCACTCGTCGCGCTCGTGGTCCTCGCCGAGACCCGCAGCAGCAACATCGACGTTGTCGAAGGCGCCCCCGCAGCCGTCCAGCTCCACCAGACCCAGCCCCAGCCCGCAGAAACGGAAGTTCACTGA
- a CDS encoding PLP-dependent aminotransferase family protein yields the protein MPPSPLTTSSPPLKVADRVASGPSSEVRQIFQTALKRTGIISFANGSPYLGELPFHQLADDAHRIVTEFGSTALQYGASNGIPELRRHIVDLMAIEGVAADPEQVIVTAGSQQALGFAAHATINPGDVVFAESPSYAGAMAVFAAYEAEIVHVPGDRDGLIPAEFECLVRVAWAAGKLPRMLYTVPNFQNPGGMNLSAERRILLGRICQEQGLLLFEDNPYGLLGFDGATMRAIQPDAPDITFYFGSFSKMFAPGLRLGWLLAPEALHQPLTDIAQTAALNPSVFNQLLLTAYLDGPSWRDTLARYRGLYRAKLEALVGALTEHMPAGTTWDLPAGGFYLWVTVPQGIDTHELVHEAIERGVAYVPGTAIYTNGAGRSELRLSFCLPSVEEIRDGAAILGRLFSEALA from the coding sequence ATGCCGCCCTCACCCTTGACGACGTCATCGCCGCCACTGAAGGTCGCTGACCGCGTGGCGTCCGGCCCGTCCTCCGAGGTGAGGCAAATCTTCCAGACGGCGCTGAAACGCACCGGCATCATCTCGTTCGCGAATGGCTCGCCATACTTGGGCGAGCTGCCGTTCCACCAGCTCGCCGACGACGCTCACAGGATCGTCACCGAGTTCGGATCAACCGCCCTCCAGTACGGCGCGAGTAACGGCATCCCCGAGCTCCGCAGGCACATCGTGGACCTCATGGCCATTGAGGGCGTCGCGGCGGACCCCGAACAGGTGATCGTCACTGCGGGCTCGCAACAGGCACTCGGCTTCGCAGCGCACGCGACAATCAACCCGGGTGACGTGGTCTTCGCTGAAAGCCCGTCTTACGCCGGCGCCATGGCAGTTTTCGCTGCCTACGAGGCGGAGATTGTGCACGTCCCCGGCGACAGGGATGGCCTCATCCCGGCAGAGTTCGAATGCCTCGTCCGTGTGGCGTGGGCCGCCGGGAAGCTGCCGCGGATGCTCTACACCGTCCCGAACTTCCAGAATCCCGGCGGCATGAACCTCTCCGCCGAGCGCAGAATCCTGCTCGGCCGGATCTGCCAGGAGCAGGGGCTGCTCCTTTTCGAGGACAACCCTTACGGTCTCCTCGGATTCGACGGTGCGACCATGCGGGCAATCCAGCCGGACGCTCCCGACATCACTTTCTACTTCGGATCCTTCTCGAAAATGTTCGCGCCCGGCCTTCGCCTGGGCTGGCTTCTGGCGCCTGAGGCGCTTCACCAGCCCCTGACTGATATCGCCCAAACGGCGGCCCTCAACCCCTCCGTGTTCAACCAGCTATTGCTCACCGCCTACCTCGACGGCCCGTCATGGAGGGACACCCTGGCAAGGTATAGGGGCCTCTACCGCGCCAAGCTCGAGGCGCTCGTTGGTGCCCTCACGGAGCACATGCCAGCAGGAACCACCTGGGACCTCCCGGCCGGCGGCTTCTACCTGTGGGTCACAGTACCGCAGGGCATCGACACGCACGAACTGGTACATGAGGCCATCGAACGAGGCGTCGCTTACGTCCCTGGCACGGCGATCTACACCAATGGGGCCGGCCGCTCTGAGCTGCGCCTGAGCTTCTGCCTCCCCTCCGTCGAAGAGATCCGGGATGGCGCCGCTATCCTCGGCCGTCTCTTCTCGGAAGCCCTCGCCTGA
- a CDS encoding LysR family transcriptional regulator: MNFRRIECFLAVVDAGTVTAAAEQLHVAQPALSRQLKTLERELKLTLFEPQGSRLSLTSAGRALVAPARRLMAEARSFDGAASTLRTGSVEELVAATTSASLRSFLAPFIATTGPDDPRITTREVGHFEMTEALRHGCDLAVSPAAPDGSLATAPLGQVPIKAFVAAGHEWARSGVAALPLSAFEGSTAIIPTRHSASRYVLDDALSRAGITFPHVTECDDGQTILALAAAGRGVGFSTDRPRYGAHPILVLDGQGGDGRPLALPLHVAWLPGHFAEETIAAFAVRIRAFLLDNGITVAE; the protein is encoded by the coding sequence ATGAACTTCAGACGTATCGAGTGTTTCCTCGCCGTGGTCGACGCCGGGACGGTCACCGCCGCCGCCGAGCAGTTGCATGTGGCCCAGCCCGCCCTGAGCCGGCAACTCAAGACGCTTGAGCGCGAGCTGAAACTTACGCTCTTCGAGCCTCAGGGAAGCCGGCTCAGCCTGACCTCGGCCGGCCGGGCCCTGGTGGCACCGGCGCGCCGCCTCATGGCGGAGGCGCGCTCGTTCGACGGCGCCGCCTCCACCCTGCGCACGGGCAGTGTCGAGGAACTTGTCGCCGCGACGACCAGCGCATCGCTGCGCTCATTCCTCGCCCCCTTTATCGCGACCACCGGCCCAGACGATCCCAGGATCACAACCCGCGAGGTGGGCCATTTCGAGATGACCGAGGCGCTACGCCACGGCTGCGACCTTGCAGTGTCTCCCGCCGCCCCGGACGGTTCCCTCGCCACGGCGCCGCTGGGTCAAGTGCCAATCAAAGCCTTTGTTGCCGCAGGCCATGAGTGGGCGCGGTCCGGGGTTGCCGCGCTGCCGTTGTCCGCGTTCGAAGGGTCGACGGCGATCATCCCTACCCGCCACAGCGCGAGCCGCTATGTTTTGGACGACGCGCTATCGCGGGCAGGGATCACGTTCCCGCACGTGACGGAGTGCGACGACGGCCAGACCATCCTCGCGCTCGCTGCTGCCGGGCGCGGGGTCGGCTTCTCAACGGACCGGCCCCGGTACGGAGCCCATCCGATCCTCGTCCTTGACGGCCAGGGCGGAGACGGCCGCCCGCTGGCTCTGCCACTCCACGTCGCGTGGCTTCCCGGGCACTTCGCCGAGGAGACGATCGCGGCTTTCGCGGTCCGGATCCGGGCCTTCCTTCTGGATAACGGCATCACGGTCGCCGAGTAG
- a CDS encoding thiamine pyrophosphate-dependent enzyme: protein MPQKPRHAGQAIVDSLGLHGVKRVFAVPGESYLAVLDGLHGTDIDTVVVRHEGGAAYMAEAHGKLTGEPGVAMVTRGPGAANAYVGIHTAWQDATPMVLFVGLVPIADRMRESFQEFDPNAWFGSQAKRVFILDQSERASEIVAEAFFAAKSGRPGPVIVGLPEDVITHDFTGTLADPIPVADGAVSPRELEAITAALSGARKPLLFVGGQRWTPGAAAALTRFAETNGIPVAQDWHASDRVPFRSPVNIGTLGYGRGDTAAAMFDEADVVIAIGALPTDVPTDGFRLRQRPNAVNWLVSIDSALRGRSGAVTGHVLASPVAFAQAVGGLALGRAAVWDAWRARGHDAHAAFAAIGGDAGLPVTADGTAHMSVVVRELLQRLPEDALYTIGAGNHTMWAQQFIPTNVYPSQLATRNGSMGYSIPAAIAAGLESPGRLVVAVCGDGEFLMNGQELATAEQQGVPVLAIILDNRQFGTIRDHQERDFPGRVSGTQLANPDFAAFARAFGGHGETVTADGQAAGAVERAFKAVTEQRKPALIHVIADQSINLP from the coding sequence GTGCCCCAGAAACCCCGCCACGCAGGCCAAGCAATTGTCGATTCCCTCGGGCTTCATGGCGTCAAACGCGTCTTCGCCGTCCCCGGCGAGTCCTATCTCGCGGTGCTCGACGGCCTGCACGGGACGGACATCGATACCGTCGTGGTACGGCACGAGGGCGGCGCCGCGTATATGGCCGAGGCGCACGGCAAGCTGACCGGTGAGCCCGGCGTGGCCATGGTGACCCGTGGACCGGGCGCCGCCAACGCGTACGTGGGGATCCACACGGCGTGGCAGGACGCAACCCCGATGGTCCTGTTTGTAGGCCTCGTGCCCATCGCCGACCGAATGCGCGAGTCCTTCCAGGAGTTCGATCCCAACGCCTGGTTCGGGTCCCAGGCAAAGCGCGTGTTTATCCTCGACCAGTCAGAGCGGGCCTCCGAAATTGTTGCTGAAGCATTCTTCGCCGCGAAATCCGGCCGCCCGGGCCCCGTGATCGTGGGCCTGCCGGAGGACGTCATCACGCACGACTTCACGGGCACCCTGGCGGACCCCATCCCGGTTGCGGACGGCGCCGTCTCGCCCCGCGAACTCGAGGCGATCACGGCCGCACTTTCGGGTGCCCGGAAGCCGCTCCTGTTCGTTGGCGGTCAGCGCTGGACACCCGGGGCTGCCGCGGCGCTCACACGCTTCGCGGAGACCAACGGCATTCCAGTCGCACAGGACTGGCACGCCTCGGACCGCGTCCCGTTCCGCTCCCCGGTCAACATCGGCACGCTTGGCTACGGCCGCGGCGACACGGCTGCCGCCATGTTCGACGAGGCGGACGTCGTCATTGCCATCGGCGCCCTGCCAACTGACGTCCCCACGGACGGGTTTAGACTGCGCCAGCGCCCGAACGCCGTGAACTGGCTGGTAAGCATTGACTCCGCCCTTCGGGGCCGCTCCGGAGCGGTCACCGGTCATGTCCTCGCCTCACCGGTGGCGTTCGCGCAGGCAGTCGGCGGACTGGCGCTGGGTCGCGCCGCTGTCTGGGACGCCTGGCGAGCCCGCGGCCACGATGCACACGCTGCATTTGCGGCGATCGGCGGCGACGCCGGCCTCCCCGTTACGGCGGACGGCACTGCGCACATGTCAGTAGTGGTCCGGGAACTACTCCAGCGTCTCCCCGAGGACGCGCTGTACACCATCGGCGCAGGCAACCACACGATGTGGGCCCAGCAATTCATCCCCACAAACGTGTACCCGTCCCAGCTGGCCACGCGCAACGGCTCGATGGGCTACTCCATCCCGGCCGCGATCGCCGCGGGCCTCGAGTCACCCGGGCGACTCGTCGTGGCTGTGTGCGGCGACGGCGAGTTCCTCATGAACGGCCAGGAGCTCGCGACGGCGGAGCAGCAGGGCGTCCCCGTCCTCGCGATCATCCTCGACAACCGCCAGTTCGGCACGATCCGCGACCATCAGGAACGGGACTTCCCGGGCCGTGTCTCCGGCACCCAGCTCGCCAACCCGGACTTCGCCGCCTTCGCCCGGGCGTTCGGCGGCCACGGCGAGACCGTAACTGCCGACGGCCAGGCGGCCGGCGCCGTCGAACGCGCCTTCAAAGCAGTGACTGAACAGCGCAAACCAGCCCTGATCCACGTCATTGCCGATCAGTCGATCAACCTACCGTAA
- a CDS encoding NAD-dependent succinate-semialdehyde dehydrogenase gives MTHYAVINPATGQTEAEYPAATDEHVQDCLAAAEKAVAVLAGFTAAERAALLRRVADLHAERRDELAAIITREVGKPISQSLGEVDIVISIYRYYAENGPGFLAEDVLNPTAGGSAVVRKEGLGALLGIMPWNFPYYQVARFAAPNLMIGNTILLKPAPQCPESALAMEAIFRDAGLPDGAYATLFATNDQVADAIADPRVAGVSLTGSERAGSAVAEIAGRHLKKVVLELGGSDPFVVLDADGAGMDALVKRAVAARLGNAGQACNAAKRFVVLDAVYDEFVENFKAALAATAPGDPTDPATFLGPLSSQAAADTLQGQLDAAVAGGATVLLAGGKTATDSAYFRPAVLADVTPDMGVYYEELFGPVAMVFRARSEAHAIAIANDTPFGLGASVHSGDADRAARVADQITAGMVSINEAGGSAAELPFGGVKRSGVGRELGRYGMEEFVNRKLVRTR, from the coding sequence ATGACCCACTACGCCGTGATCAACCCCGCCACCGGCCAGACCGAGGCCGAGTACCCGGCCGCCACCGATGAGCACGTTCAGGACTGCCTCGCAGCCGCGGAAAAGGCGGTCGCAGTCCTCGCAGGCTTCACTGCCGCCGAGCGTGCGGCCCTCCTGCGCCGGGTTGCGGACCTGCACGCTGAGCGCCGCGACGAGCTCGCTGCGATCATCACCCGCGAGGTGGGCAAGCCCATCAGCCAGTCACTCGGCGAGGTTGATATCGTCATCTCCATCTACCGCTATTACGCCGAGAACGGCCCGGGCTTCCTGGCCGAGGACGTGCTGAACCCGACGGCCGGCGGTTCGGCCGTGGTACGCAAAGAGGGACTCGGCGCCCTCCTGGGCATCATGCCGTGGAACTTCCCGTATTACCAGGTGGCCCGGTTCGCGGCGCCGAACCTCATGATCGGCAACACGATCCTGCTCAAGCCGGCCCCGCAGTGCCCCGAGTCGGCCCTGGCGATGGAGGCGATCTTCCGCGACGCCGGCCTACCCGACGGTGCGTACGCGACCCTGTTCGCGACAAACGACCAAGTCGCCGACGCCATCGCGGACCCTCGCGTGGCCGGCGTCTCGCTCACGGGCTCGGAACGCGCGGGCTCGGCGGTCGCTGAAATCGCCGGGCGGCACCTTAAGAAAGTCGTTCTCGAACTGGGCGGTTCGGATCCGTTCGTGGTTCTTGACGCGGACGGGGCTGGCATGGATGCCCTCGTCAAACGGGCCGTTGCCGCGAGGCTCGGCAACGCCGGGCAGGCGTGCAACGCGGCCAAACGCTTCGTGGTTCTTGACGCGGTCTACGACGAGTTCGTCGAGAACTTCAAAGCGGCCCTCGCTGCCACCGCGCCCGGCGACCCGACGGACCCTGCAACGTTCCTCGGCCCGCTGTCCTCCCAGGCGGCCGCGGACACACTCCAGGGCCAGCTCGATGCGGCCGTGGCCGGCGGGGCCACCGTGCTCCTGGCCGGTGGGAAGACGGCCACCGATTCGGCCTACTTCCGCCCCGCGGTCCTCGCCGACGTTACCCCGGACATGGGCGTGTACTACGAGGAGCTGTTCGGTCCCGTGGCGATGGTCTTCCGTGCCCGCTCCGAGGCGCACGCCATCGCAATCGCCAATGACACTCCATTCGGTTTGGGCGCCTCCGTGCACTCGGGCGATGCGGACCGGGCGGCCCGGGTCGCGGACCAGATCACCGCCGGCATGGTCTCGATCAACGAGGCGGGCGGCAGCGCGGCGGAGCTTCCATTCGGCGGGGTGAAGCGCTCCGGCGTCGGCCGGGAGCTGGGCCGGTACGGGATGGAAGAGTTCGTCAACCGCAAGCTCGTCCGCACCCGCTGA
- a CDS encoding DoxX family protein has translation MSRENVTPAATTAARTLFRAALGGVLVAHGSQKLFGWFGGGGIEATSKGMDAMGFRPAKTSAMLAGLGEAGAGLALALGFATPAAGAAAATTMGVAASVHAPNGFFATDGGLEYPAVLGLAATSFAIGGPGRVSLDALTGHVLDRPWMRAVAVTAIPVAIGIQIYRRRKALAADDKPASGATPEGDGSAEPG, from the coding sequence ATGAGCCGTGAAAACGTAACTCCAGCGGCCACAACGGCGGCCCGCACCCTGTTCCGCGCCGCACTTGGCGGTGTGCTCGTCGCGCACGGTTCGCAGAAACTTTTCGGATGGTTCGGTGGGGGCGGCATCGAGGCGACCAGCAAAGGCATGGATGCCATGGGCTTCCGCCCGGCCAAGACCAGTGCCATGCTGGCCGGCCTCGGTGAAGCAGGTGCGGGCCTTGCGCTTGCTCTCGGCTTCGCCACGCCGGCGGCAGGGGCCGCCGCAGCGACGACCATGGGAGTCGCAGCCAGCGTGCACGCACCCAACGGCTTCTTTGCCACGGACGGTGGCCTGGAGTACCCGGCGGTCCTCGGGCTCGCGGCCACGTCCTTCGCGATCGGCGGCCCCGGACGGGTTTCCCTGGATGCCCTGACCGGCCACGTCCTGGACAGGCCGTGGATGCGGGCGGTTGCCGTCACAGCCATACCGGTGGCGATCGGCATACAGATTTACCGCCGCCGCAAGGCGCTTGCTGCGGACGACAAACCGGCATCGGGTGCCACCCCGGAAGGGGACGGATCCGCAGAACCGGGCTGA
- a CDS encoding dienelactone hydrolase family protein produces the protein MPIEIPAADGTAEALVARPSTANGPLPGVILYMDAFGLRPRIQDMAQRIADWGYVVLAPNVFYRDGSIADLAPAVDMSTEEGREAAGKAAFPRVGRLTTDKALPDISAWVSALAGLDGVAPGPIGTTGYCMGARLAVRTATSHPDVVTACGGFHGGGLATDETDSPHLQLRNARARFVFGHADHDRSMAPDAVARLGDALRAAGLEASNEIYAGAPHGYTMADTSAFDPEATERHFQELRALLDATLKG, from the coding sequence ATGCCCATCGAAATCCCCGCCGCAGACGGCACCGCCGAGGCCCTCGTGGCCCGCCCGTCCACCGCCAACGGCCCTCTTCCCGGCGTCATTCTCTACATGGACGCCTTCGGCCTGCGCCCTCGAATCCAGGACATGGCCCAGCGCATCGCTGACTGGGGCTACGTGGTGCTGGCTCCAAACGTTTTCTACCGTGACGGATCCATAGCTGACCTCGCCCCGGCCGTGGACATGTCCACCGAGGAAGGGCGGGAGGCTGCAGGCAAGGCTGCCTTTCCCCGGGTAGGCCGCCTGACGACGGACAAGGCGCTGCCGGACATCAGTGCGTGGGTATCCGCGCTGGCCGGGCTTGACGGCGTAGCGCCGGGCCCCATCGGGACCACCGGTTACTGCATGGGCGCCCGGCTGGCCGTCCGGACAGCGACGTCACACCCGGATGTGGTGACGGCGTGCGGCGGCTTCCACGGCGGCGGCCTGGCCACGGACGAGACGGACAGCCCGCACCTGCAGCTTCGCAATGCACGGGCCCGGTTCGTGTTCGGCCACGCGGACCATGACCGCAGCATGGCTCCGGACGCCGTCGCCCGGCTCGGCGACGCCCTGCGGGCCGCGGGGCTTGAGGCGTCCAACGAGATCTATGCAGGGGCGCCCCACGGCTACACCATGGCCGACACGTCCGCCTTCGACCCGGAGGCGACCGAACGGCACTTCCAGGAGCTGCGGGCTTTGCTCGACGCGACGCTGAAGGGCTGA